One genomic window of Helicobacter canis includes the following:
- a CDS encoding methyltransferase FkbM, whose product MQPPIYRCQNAVLLLFFNRLDTTLAVLAQIAKVQPKVIYLAQDGARDDKELAQAALLRRRVIEHITWECKIHTRFLDTNLGCKLAVSSAISWFFSQEKQGIILEDDCLPSISFFRFCDELLERYSNEQKVFMISGWSGLDFAKNTSVETLHPKAQLQEDYFFSKYPHIWGWASWARAWQKYQLEFSDFEAEFRLLDNFYSVKEKRYWYKILKAYAQGKINTWDYPLAYSVWKHKGLCIYPKNNMIKNIGFNRDDATHTTGESKFATMPSYELAFPIIHPNSTQAHAIDTTAFHIAFHQPSIYARIAKKLTKLFKASTIPKH is encoded by the coding sequence ATGCAGCCCCCTATCTATCGCTGTCAAAATGCTGTATTGCTACTCTTTTTCAATCGCCTAGACACCACGCTTGCTGTGCTAGCACAAATTGCCAAAGTCCAGCCCAAAGTCATCTATCTAGCCCAAGATGGTGCTAGAGATGATAAAGAGCTAGCGCAAGCTGCACTATTGCGCAGACGCGTTATAGAGCATATTACTTGGGAGTGTAAAATCCACACGCGATTTTTGGATACAAATTTAGGCTGCAAGCTCGCTGTAAGCTCGGCTATATCGTGGTTTTTCTCGCAAGAAAAGCAGGGTATTATCCTAGAAGATGACTGCTTGCCTAGCATAAGCTTTTTTAGATTCTGTGATGAGTTATTAGAGCGATATAGCAATGAACAGAAAGTCTTTATGATAAGTGGCTGGAGCGGACTTGATTTTGCTAAAAATACTTCGGTAGAAACATTGCACCCAAAGGCACAGCTGCAAGAAGACTACTTTTTTTCTAAATACCCACATATTTGGGGCTGGGCTAGCTGGGCTAGAGCGTGGCAAAAGTATCAACTAGAATTTAGCGACTTTGAAGCAGAATTTAGATTGCTTGATAATTTCTACTCCGTTAAAGAAAAACGCTATTGGTATAAAATCTTAAAAGCCTATGCACAAGGCAAAATAAATACTTGGGACTATCCTTTGGCATATAGTGTATGGAAACACAAAGGGCTTTGCATTTATCCTAAGAATAATATGATCAAAAATATTGGATTTAATAGAGATGATGCCACGCATACCACAGGAGAATCTAAATTTGCCACAATGCCAAGCTATGAGCTAGCTTTCCCCATCATACACCCAAACTCTACCCAAGCCCACGCCATAGATACCACAGCTTTCCACATAGCCTTTCATCAGCCATCTATATATGCAAGAATTGCAAAAAAACTTACCAAACTCTTCAAAGCTTCAACAATCCCCAAACATTAG
- a CDS encoding sugar transferase: MDSTLAPIVLFTYNRPRHTKATLEALKGNLLAKQSHLYIYQDAPKQNAPQEQKDSALEVTKLLQEVIASNENGIYFKTITLIQRERNFGLADSIIDGVTSIINKHSTIIVLEDDIVVSPVFLDYMNTALKVYANEKKVWSIAGWGYPIDTQGLGDCYFWRVPHCWGWASWGDRWQYFKRDMSLNFKNSFSKSDIAYINLDSVADYFSHFTLNHKGKIKTWAIFNYLIAYKHNALTLCPSLSYIKQIGFDGSGVHCGDNGNILNASKINTKFPILFPDTIVESTLALQRIRDFELTHKTTITKRIAHKIQKISTIMQKSLSVIAHRGGGSI; the protein is encoded by the coding sequence ATGGATTCTACACTTGCGCCAATCGTGCTTTTTACCTACAATCGCCCACGGCACACTAAAGCCACGCTAGAAGCCCTAAAGGGCAATCTCTTAGCCAAGCAAAGCCACCTATATATCTACCAAGATGCACCTAAGCAAAATGCCCCACAAGAGCAAAAAGACTCCGCCCTAGAGGTTACTAAGCTTTTGCAAGAAGTCATTGCTAGCAATGAAAATGGCATATACTTTAAGACAATCACCCTAATCCAACGAGAGCGTAATTTCGGGCTAGCGGATTCTATCATCGATGGTGTTACAAGCATTATCAACAAACACAGCACCATTATTGTGCTGGAAGATGATATTGTTGTCTCTCCTGTGTTTTTAGACTATATGAATACTGCCCTTAAAGTCTATGCAAATGAAAAAAAAGTATGGAGCATAGCAGGCTGGGGATACCCCATTGACACCCAAGGCTTAGGGGATTGCTACTTTTGGAGAGTCCCTCACTGCTGGGGCTGGGCTAGTTGGGGGGATCGATGGCAGTATTTTAAGCGCGATATGTCTTTGAATTTTAAAAACTCTTTTAGCAAGAGTGATATTGCTTATATCAATCTTGATAGCGTGGCTGACTACTTTAGCCACTTTACGCTCAATCATAAGGGCAAGATAAAAACTTGGGCGATATTTAATTATCTTATCGCTTATAAGCACAATGCCCTAACACTCTGCCCAAGCCTTTCATACATCAAGCAAATAGGTTTTGATGGAAGTGGGGTGCATTGCGGTGACAATGGCAATATTTTAAATGCTTCCAAAATCAATACAAAATTCCCCATTCTCTTCCCTGATACAATCGTAGAATCCACTTTAGCACTACAGAGGATAAGGGATTTTGAGCTAACTCACAAAACAACTATAACAAAGCGCATAGCACACAAAATACAAAAAATCTCCACAATAATGCAAAAAAGCTTATCTGTGATAGCTCATAGGGGGGGGGGCAGCATATAA
- a CDS encoding YeiH family protein, which yields MKKAYTSFVLGITFTLVLAVCSIALAKTSFFSAWHISPLILGIVLSIVVASVLRGFGVRIIDECRSGVDFSGKKLLRLGIILYGFFVSLADIQSVGLAGVGVAVAVVAGILVAGFVIGVKIFRLDRELAILMSAGCAICGAAAVLALESALRANAQKSAIAIGSVVVFGLLGMFAYPIVYSAGLLPFSVSQMGLYMGASLYEVANVVGASDVLGQEGANIALIEKMIRVALLAPVLFIVPFLFDRYGQGKSAKKLYIPYFALGFVAVVILHSFVAIPEAIVGFAQFACMLCLSMAMCALGLQIDIKTMGSAKGVFGFGLLLFVLVSGLGFGLVWILA from the coding sequence ATGAAAAAAGCTTATACCTCGTTTGTTTTAGGGATCACTTTTACTTTGGTGTTAGCAGTGTGTAGTATCGCATTGGCAAAGACTAGCTTCTTTAGTGCGTGGCATATTTCGCCGCTTATTTTGGGGATCGTGCTAAGTATTGTTGTGGCAAGTGTGCTGCGTGGCTTTGGGGTTAGGATCATTGATGAGTGCAGGAGTGGAGTGGATTTTAGCGGTAAAAAGCTTTTGCGCTTGGGGATTATCTTGTATGGGTTTTTTGTCTCTCTAGCAGATATACAGAGCGTGGGGCTTGCGGGCGTGGGCGTGGCAGTAGCTGTGGTAGCTGGGATACTTGTAGCAGGCTTTGTCATAGGGGTGAAAATCTTTAGGCTTGATAGGGAGCTAGCGATTTTGATGAGTGCTGGGTGTGCGATTTGTGGGGCAGCTGCGGTGCTAGCTCTAGAATCCGCCTTGCGTGCTAATGCCCAAAAAAGCGCGATAGCCATAGGCAGTGTGGTGGTATTTGGGCTTTTGGGGATGTTTGCCTACCCGATTGTATATAGTGCTGGGCTTTTGCCCTTTAGTGTCTCGCAAATGGGCTTATATATGGGGGCTAGCTTGTATGAAGTGGCAAATGTCGTGGGAGCAAGTGATGTGCTAGGGCAAGAGGGTGCGAATATCGCTCTTATTGAAAAGATGATCCGCGTGGCTCTGCTGGCTCCTGTGCTGTTTATCGTGCCGTTTTTGTTTGATAGATATGGGCAAGGCAAAAGTGCTAAAAAGCTCTATATCCCCTATTTCGCGCTAGGCTTTGTGGCGGTGGTGATCTTGCACTCTTTTGTCGCGATCCCAGAGGCTATTGTGGGGTTTGCCCAGTTTGCTTGTATGCTGTGCTTGAGTATGGCGATGTGCGCACTTGGCTTGCAGATTGATATAAAAACTATGGGCAGTGCTAAGGGGGTGTTTGGCTTTGGGCTATTGCTTTTTGTGCTTGTGAGTGGGCTGGGGTTTGGCTTGGTGTGGATTCTAGCTTGA